One part of the Tunicatimonas pelagia genome encodes these proteins:
- a CDS encoding Gfo/Idh/MocA family protein: MHQDEKYSANTSRRSFIKQSAVVSSFFLVPRNVLGGAGYTAPSDQLNLAAIGAGGKGASDISHASVNGRERVVALCDVDFAGSARASVEKFPEAKLYADYREMLDNEPDIDAVTISTPDHVHGPAAAYAMERGKHVYVQKPMTHNIREARMLTEMARENKIVSQMGNQGGSNPLLGMVQKWVDSGKLGDISKVQVWTNRPVWPQGGEMPKPDESQKPDDLHWDLWLGPAESRPFTPNLHPFNWRGWWDYGTGALGDVGCHLIDIPFRTLGLKYPTDAECSVSSVFSQMWTPDYHPKGCPPSSFITLHFDATEKSKSPIEMTWSDGGIRPSHPEIIPADHDIGGANSANGVLIMGEKGLISTNINDSSPLMPKLYLNDGTTDFGPEIEDNEEPEYGHQRKWVDACKAGFNSTEHQALTSSFDYAGPMTETVLMGNLAIRSYMLRKGEGRKAEYYGRKKLLWDGENMKITNLKEANQFVGREYRDGWEV; this comes from the coding sequence ATGCATCAAGATGAAAAGTATTCGGCTAATACCTCCCGCCGATCATTTATTAAACAAAGTGCCGTAGTCTCTTCGTTTTTTCTGGTTCCCCGCAATGTATTAGGTGGCGCAGGTTACACTGCCCCTAGCGATCAGCTCAACCTCGCCGCCATCGGGGCGGGTGGAAAAGGAGCCAGCGATATTAGCCATGCTTCGGTGAACGGTCGCGAACGGGTAGTGGCTCTTTGTGACGTAGATTTTGCCGGATCAGCGAGAGCGTCGGTAGAAAAATTTCCTGAAGCGAAGCTTTACGCGGACTACCGGGAAATGCTAGACAACGAGCCCGATATTGATGCGGTCACTATTTCTACCCCCGACCACGTACACGGCCCGGCAGCAGCGTATGCAATGGAACGGGGCAAACACGTGTACGTGCAAAAACCCATGACGCACAACATTCGTGAAGCCCGGATGCTGACCGAAATGGCGCGGGAAAATAAAATTGTGAGCCAGATGGGTAATCAGGGTGGTTCCAATCCGTTGCTAGGCATGGTGCAAAAGTGGGTAGATTCTGGTAAGCTTGGTGACATTTCTAAAGTGCAAGTGTGGACGAACCGTCCGGTGTGGCCCCAGGGCGGTGAAATGCCGAAGCCTGATGAAAGCCAAAAACCCGATGATTTACACTGGGATCTTTGGTTGGGACCCGCCGAATCTCGCCCATTTACCCCCAACCTTCATCCGTTCAACTGGCGAGGCTGGTGGGACTACGGAACTGGGGCTTTGGGTGATGTAGGCTGCCACCTGATTGATATTCCTTTCCGAACGTTAGGGCTAAAATATCCCACCGATGCCGAGTGCAGCGTGAGTTCAGTATTTAGCCAGATGTGGACTCCCGACTATCACCCGAAAGGCTGTCCACCGTCTTCATTCATTACGCTGCACTTTGACGCTACCGAAAAGAGTAAATCTCCGATTGAAATGACCTGGAGCGACGGCGGTATTCGTCCTTCCCACCCGGAAATTATTCCAGCCGATCACGATATTGGCGGGGCGAATAGTGCCAATGGTGTATTAATCATGGGTGAAAAAGGACTGATCTCCACCAACATCAACGATAGCTCACCCCTCATGCCCAAACTGTATTTGAATGATGGTACCACCGATTTTGGCCCGGAGATAGAAGATAACGAAGAACCGGAATACGGTCATCAGCGCAAGTGGGTAGATGCCTGTAAAGCTGGTTTTAACAGTACTGAACATCAGGCCCTGACTTCATCTTTCGATTACGCCGGACCGATGACCGAGACGGTGCTGATGGGTAACTTGGCAATCCGCAGCTATATGCTGCGTAAAGGCGAGGGGCGAAAAGCCGAGTACTACGGTCGCAAAAAACTACTGTGGGATGGCGAAAATATGAAAATCACTAATCTAAAAGAAGCCAACCAGTTTGTAGGCCGAGAGTACCGCGACGGCTGGGAAGTTTGA
- a CDS encoding NAD(P)-dependent oxidoreductase: MFQVALATNADLCNEQKISDMRIVLLGATGFSGKKVLQQLLKNNHQVTALVRSVAKVQVKHSNLSIVKGNVLDTEVLEQVLSHQEAVINCLGIGGKGNGQPNSFVSTATAKVVRAMEKQGVARLICLSNVGAGDSAHTQPWLFRKIILPYFMKWLKVIIDDKNVMEPIVMNSQLDWTIVRCPNVVAKAPKNTIRTSVNGKKVKLSITNQDLANFLVAQLSSALFSKQVLSISN; the protein is encoded by the coding sequence ATGTTTCAGGTAGCACTGGCGACCAATGCTGATCTTTGTAACGAACAAAAAATCAGCGATATGAGAATAGTCTTATTAGGAGCCACCGGATTTTCGGGAAAAAAAGTGCTCCAGCAATTACTAAAAAATAATCATCAGGTTACTGCTTTAGTACGTTCGGTCGCTAAAGTTCAGGTAAAGCATTCTAACTTAAGCATAGTAAAAGGCAACGTGCTAGATACCGAAGTGCTGGAACAAGTTCTAAGTCATCAGGAAGCGGTAATCAACTGCTTGGGCATTGGTGGCAAAGGCAACGGTCAGCCCAACTCCTTTGTGTCTACCGCCACTGCCAAAGTGGTGAGGGCAATGGAAAAGCAGGGAGTTGCTCGGCTAATTTGCTTAAGCAATGTGGGTGCCGGAGACAGTGCTCACACTCAACCGTGGCTATTCCGAAAAATTATTCTTCCCTACTTTATGAAATGGCTCAAGGTGATTATTGACGATAAAAACGTAATGGAGCCGATAGTGATGAACAGCCAGCTGGATTGGACCATTGTACGATGCCCAAACGTGGTAGCAAAAGCACCGAAGAATACAATCAGAACATCGGTGAACGGTAAAAAGGTTAAGCTCTCAATTACCAATCAAGATCTGGCAAATTTTCTGGTAGCCCAGCTTAGCAGTGCATTATTTTCTAAGCAAGTACTATCCATCAGTAACTGA
- a CDS encoding choice-of-anchor D domain-containing protein: MKTTLTFFLCLWMAYTAVGQIQVTENSPVANDPNSIGFNNNTTLTEEPWNNPDNILSLQASRAANLRFPGGTVSENWDYRNDTFFPAKGTPGDADGWIDPDKMIGFVKSIIQNGSGKKNSVENFARAQRANDLQPVYVMNMTTPGLDYYAEKFGVPEESPTFEPLGDDWWRAFEDRLQRNLEALRRAEAAGMPVKFVELSNEVYFGAGQYQFKNFQGFRADNAGTGYPEACHYFATEIEKEFPQAKFAAVAYFNTDNTSGRRKDFWNGYVLPRLDRNLIDALTMHAYIESTPNQTATSQAELNTMLGSVEEKISLAKTNSQLDDIVGQQNWDIWWTEAMPNFFRLGGGTNPEAYRWENALVLSYNISAFLEVAGSKLIQIHQLKNFTTNDGGVKAAGRAMALASLASTGMTQRQALSFSGTANLSGTEVPELFGFSFSDSDNKNFWITNASGESKTLDISSLGFSGKVLHQAVGTLGSSNDPLETVSLPGNTITLPPNSVSTLLTTDQPAISLAAGADATLQNEDTYDFGMLRLGSAGVQTDFTITNLGGGTLDIATVNITGAQAGDFTIVQQPDFTLANRESAQLTIKFDPKGDGVRTATVTIESNDSNTPVFRLNLTGTTSRDFAFNRLDETVINDGFKDIPYRGNDAGAQGTGLRLTSMGRVNDQYTIWRVRNSSDENQQVTLKSVDNSFEKAFTIKKNKEAFVRSTYTTDSGTHKLFLEGNLLSTKASSNSTFSDGRTVFVARNGNVGGASPSGRVRTANGTFTMEAAGAGIGGNSDQFRYIFEELKGNFAFTTKLASASNPGTFGIMVRKSNAANSENLFFGLSDASQLVLQTRGNRGDTTKTISSVDATAPVWLKINRVGNRFTSSYSSDGTTFQVLESTVVVFPFKVRVGLAGSSTVNGQLATASFQEAVINPNEGQPEPDIAIYDEDATLLAGNSLNFGLVELNTSKTLQISLTNIGTKTLQITDLVIGGSDASLFTFENDDVSSLKIGESTDIDVTFTASQSSTRSARLEVTSSDPDTPELVISLLGQGPGNILQNGDFENATRDPWANAGTVVDDVSESRSGTKALRLFLPPDTPENNRFLGAVQTVNVQPLGQYTVQGYFKGGATSSTGAFRIFVRILDASGNVVGDASSNFFNNAGDYRLMTVSFAVPEGGTQVEVIPQILAATGTAWFDDLEMADNTNPAPTTILRNGGFDSNQRDPWANGGQIEDDTVNASGKVSPILKLFRSNKGFGGARQVVSVNEGSTYNLSGSVKRNLTEGFARFFIQFLDENGDYVVGDDGKNITRATQFGRFGGVDLTYKFIGLNGITPPTGAQAMEINLQLFNGAGGVWWEDIRLEEILPASEANLAGTGASDLFSAYPNPTSDVLNVRLTNAGANSATKAHEISQLLIYDMTGTKMVNSLSGSFNGEDKSISIPVGALREGLYILKVVFSDGSTQEKRIQIK, from the coding sequence ATGAAAACGACACTTACCTTTTTCCTTTGTTTATGGATGGCCTATACGGCCGTCGGGCAGATCCAGGTGACTGAAAATTCACCGGTAGCCAATGACCCCAACAGCATTGGGTTTAATAATAATACTACGCTCACCGAAGAGCCTTGGAACAACCCAGACAACATTCTTTCCTTGCAGGCCTCTCGGGCAGCTAACTTGCGATTTCCGGGTGGAACGGTATCCGAAAACTGGGACTACCGCAACGATACTTTCTTTCCTGCCAAAGGAACACCCGGCGATGCCGATGGATGGATTGATCCGGATAAGATGATAGGCTTTGTGAAATCAATTATACAAAACGGGTCAGGGAAGAAGAACTCGGTTGAGAATTTTGCCAGGGCACAAAGGGCTAATGACCTCCAACCGGTATACGTGATGAATATGACTACTCCGGGGCTGGATTATTATGCCGAAAAATTCGGGGTGCCTGAAGAAAGCCCCACCTTTGAACCGTTGGGTGATGACTGGTGGCGCGCCTTTGAAGATCGCTTGCAACGCAACCTAGAAGCCTTACGACGAGCGGAAGCCGCCGGGATGCCCGTAAAATTTGTTGAACTTTCTAATGAGGTTTACTTTGGAGCAGGTCAGTACCAATTTAAGAATTTTCAGGGATTTAGGGCAGATAATGCGGGTACTGGGTATCCCGAAGCTTGCCACTACTTTGCTACCGAAATTGAAAAAGAGTTTCCGCAGGCTAAGTTTGCTGCGGTGGCGTATTTTAATACGGACAATACTTCTGGTAGACGAAAAGACTTCTGGAACGGGTACGTACTTCCTCGCCTCGATCGTAATCTGATAGATGCCCTCACCATGCATGCCTACATAGAATCTACCCCCAACCAAACGGCTACCAGCCAAGCCGAGTTGAACACGATGCTAGGCTCGGTTGAAGAAAAAATCAGCTTGGCCAAGACCAACTCCCAGCTCGATGATATTGTGGGGCAGCAGAATTGGGATATCTGGTGGACGGAAGCCATGCCTAATTTTTTCAGGTTAGGGGGCGGTACCAATCCGGAAGCGTACCGATGGGAAAATGCGTTGGTTCTGAGCTATAATATCAGTGCTTTTCTAGAAGTAGCGGGTTCCAAGCTCATTCAGATCCACCAGTTGAAAAATTTTACTACCAATGATGGCGGGGTAAAGGCTGCTGGCCGAGCAATGGCCTTAGCCAGTTTAGCTTCTACCGGTATGACGCAGCGACAAGCTCTGAGCTTTTCAGGAACGGCCAACCTGTCCGGAACAGAAGTGCCTGAACTGTTTGGGTTTTCGTTTTCCGATAGTGACAACAAAAATTTCTGGATCACCAACGCTAGTGGTGAAAGCAAAACGCTGGATATAAGTTCACTGGGCTTCTCGGGAAAGGTTTTACATCAGGCCGTCGGTACACTGGGCAGTAGCAATGATCCGTTGGAAACCGTCAGTTTGCCCGGCAACACTATTACCTTACCACCCAATTCGGTGAGTACGTTATTAACCACCGACCAGCCCGCGATTAGCCTTGCGGCCGGAGCAGATGCCACTTTGCAAAACGAAGATACGTACGATTTCGGGATGTTGCGCCTGGGTAGTGCTGGAGTACAAACGGACTTTACTATTACCAACCTCGGGGGCGGAACACTGGATATAGCGACAGTTAACATCACTGGGGCGCAAGCGGGAGATTTTACCATTGTGCAACAACCTGATTTTACCCTGGCCAACCGGGAGAGCGCCCAGCTTACGATCAAATTTGATCCTAAGGGAGACGGAGTTCGTACCGCTACTGTTACTATTGAGAGCAATGACTCCAACACACCTGTATTCCGCCTAAACCTCACCGGAACCACCTCTCGCGACTTTGCCTTTAACCGGCTAGATGAAACGGTAATCAACGATGGATTTAAAGATATACCCTACCGAGGTAATGATGCTGGAGCGCAAGGTACCGGCCTACGACTCACTTCTATGGGGCGGGTCAACGATCAGTACACTATTTGGAGAGTTCGTAATTCTTCGGATGAAAACCAGCAGGTGACATTGAAATCGGTAGATAATAGCTTTGAGAAGGCATTTACCATTAAAAAGAACAAAGAGGCATTCGTGAGAAGTACGTACACGACCGATAGTGGCACGCACAAACTTTTTCTCGAGGGCAATCTGTTGAGTACTAAAGCCTCTAGCAACAGCACTTTCTCCGACGGGCGAACGGTTTTCGTCGCCAGAAACGGTAACGTAGGTGGAGCCAGCCCATCGGGACGGGTGCGTACAGCTAACGGTACATTTACTATGGAAGCAGCCGGAGCGGGTATTGGGGGTAACTCAGATCAGTTTCGCTATATCTTCGAAGAACTCAAGGGCAACTTTGCGTTTACCACGAAACTCGCCAGCGCATCTAACCCCGGCACCTTCGGAATTATGGTACGAAAATCTAACGCGGCCAATAGTGAAAATCTATTCTTCGGTCTTTCCGATGCCAGCCAGTTGGTGCTACAGACAAGAGGTAATCGGGGAGATACAACCAAAACTATTTCTTCAGTAGATGCTACGGCACCGGTTTGGCTGAAGATAAATCGGGTGGGCAATCGGTTTACGTCTTCCTACTCGTCAGATGGTACGACTTTTCAAGTGCTAGAAAGTACGGTGGTTGTTTTTCCTTTCAAGGTACGGGTAGGCTTGGCTGGTTCTAGCACAGTGAATGGTCAGCTCGCCACGGCTAGTTTTCAAGAAGCAGTAATTAATCCTAACGAGGGCCAGCCCGAACCAGATATTGCCATCTACGACGAAGATGCTACGCTACTCGCTGGCAATTCGCTTAATTTTGGATTGGTAGAGTTGAATACTTCCAAAACGCTACAGATCAGCCTGACTAATATCGGAACCAAAACGCTACAAATTACTGACTTGGTTATCGGTGGCAGTGATGCTTCGCTCTTCACCTTTGAAAACGATGACGTGAGTAGCTTAAAAATTGGTGAGTCAACGGACATTGATGTCACGTTTACCGCCTCCCAGTCAAGTACCCGAAGTGCCCGCCTTGAAGTTACTAGTAGTGATCCTGATACTCCTGAGCTGGTTATTTCGCTACTAGGGCAGGGGCCAGGCAATATTCTCCAGAACGGTGATTTTGAGAATGCTACCCGCGATCCGTGGGCCAATGCCGGAACCGTAGTAGACGATGTATCCGAATCCCGATCGGGTACCAAAGCCCTCCGCTTGTTTCTTCCGCCCGATACCCCGGAAAACAATCGGTTCTTGGGTGCCGTGCAGACCGTAAATGTACAGCCTCTGGGGCAGTATACGGTGCAGGGTTACTTCAAAGGGGGAGCCACTTCATCAACGGGTGCCTTTAGAATCTTTGTTAGAATTTTAGATGCCAGCGGTAATGTTGTCGGTGATGCTTCTTCTAACTTTTTTAATAATGCGGGCGACTATCGGTTGATGACCGTGAGTTTTGCGGTACCCGAAGGAGGTACGCAGGTAGAGGTAATTCCTCAGATTTTAGCCGCTACTGGCACCGCTTGGTTCGATGATCTGGAGATGGCTGATAATACGAATCCAGCTCCTACCACCATCCTAAGAAACGGGGGCTTTGACAGTAATCAGCGTGACCCCTGGGCCAACGGTGGCCAAATAGAAGATGATACAGTGAATGCCAGTGGTAAGGTTAGTCCTATCCTCAAGCTGTTCCGCTCAAATAAAGGGTTTGGCGGAGCGCGACAGGTGGTAAGCGTGAACGAAGGCAGTACTTATAACTTGTCGGGTAGTGTGAAGAGAAACCTCACCGAAGGCTTTGCCCGCTTCTTTATTCAATTTTTGGACGAGAACGGTGATTACGTTGTCGGCGACGATGGAAAAAATATCACCAGAGCTACGCAGTTTGGACGGTTTGGCGGAGTAGACCTTACCTATAAATTCATCGGATTGAACGGCATTACGCCCCCTACCGGAGCGCAGGCAATGGAGATTAATCTGCAATTATTCAACGGAGCCGGAGGGGTCTGGTGGGAAGATATTCGGTTAGAGGAAATTCTTCCGGCCAGCGAAGCGAACCTAGCCGGAACGGGGGCATCGGACTTATTCTCGGCGTATCCGAATCCCACTTCTGATGTGCTCAACGTGAGGCTTACTAATGCAGGGGCAAATTCGGCTACGAAAGCTCACGAGATTTCGCAACTACTCATTTACGATATGACCGGAACGAAGATGGTCAATTCACTTAGCGGTTCATTTAACGGAGAAGATAAGAGCATTAGTATTCCGGTCGGTGCCCTCCGAGAAGGTTTGTATATTCTGAAAGTTGTTTTCAGCGACGGGAGTACCCAAGAGAAGCGCATTCAGATTAAGTAG
- the nadC gene encoding carboxylating nicotinate-nucleotide diphosphorylase translates to MDLSYLTPERIQQFIQSALVEDIGEGDHSTLASVPADLKKQARLLVKGEGIIAGVQLAEHIFSAVDEQLSLDVAIADGSSVQFGDVALVVTGKAQSILSAERLVLNCMQRMSGIATYTHQLQSLINHTKAKLLDTRKTTPNFRLPEKWAVAIGGGQNHRYALYDMVMLKDNHIDYAGGIQQAVSQTHQYLQDKNLKLEIEVETRNLVEVQQALEVGGIDVIMLDNMTPEQMKEAVDIIGNRAKTEASGNINETTIVEVAECGVDYISVGALTHSVKSLDMSLKAIQ, encoded by the coding sequence ATGGACTTATCGTACCTCACTCCCGAACGTATTCAGCAGTTTATTCAATCGGCTCTGGTAGAAGATATTGGCGAAGGCGACCACTCTACCCTCGCCTCGGTACCGGCCGACTTAAAAAAACAGGCGCGGTTGCTGGTCAAAGGTGAGGGAATTATTGCGGGGGTACAACTGGCTGAACATATTTTTAGCGCGGTCGACGAGCAGTTATCTCTGGATGTTGCTATTGCGGATGGTTCTTCGGTACAGTTTGGTGATGTTGCCTTGGTAGTAACCGGAAAGGCGCAGTCCATTCTTTCCGCTGAGCGGCTGGTGCTCAACTGTATGCAACGTATGAGTGGCATTGCTACCTACACGCATCAGCTACAATCCCTGATAAATCATACCAAAGCCAAACTGCTCGATACCCGAAAAACTACTCCCAACTTCCGACTACCCGAAAAATGGGCAGTAGCGATTGGGGGTGGGCAGAACCATCGTTACGCACTCTACGACATGGTGATGCTCAAAGATAACCATATTGACTACGCGGGAGGCATTCAGCAAGCGGTAAGCCAAACCCATCAGTATTTGCAGGATAAAAATTTGAAGCTTGAAATTGAAGTAGAAACCCGCAACTTAGTCGAAGTTCAGCAAGCACTAGAGGTAGGCGGTATTGACGTAATCATGCTGGATAATATGACTCCCGAACAGATGAAAGAAGCCGTGGATATCATTGGCAATCGGGCGAAAACCGAAGCATCGGGCAATATTAATGAAACCACTATTGTAGAAGTGGCCGAATGCGGAGTAGATTATATCTCGGTGGGAGCACTGACTCATTCGGTAAAAAGTCTGGATATGAGTTTAAAGGCAATACAATAG
- a CDS encoding Crp/Fnr family transcriptional regulator, whose translation MHHGYDQLRQAVFSINPALNEDEWRFLRSGCQIQEYERKSYFISDGEVQTALGFLNSGLIRGYYINNKGEEITIRFVAENGYATHYSAFINAQPSRYYFQCLENCQIVLLPLQTVNRGYAKFKGLERFGRLIAERILAFQQARIEDFQFLDAEQRYRKFTQEYPQLFNRVSLSHLSTYLGIQRPSLSRIRKKIAQE comes from the coding sequence ATGCATCACGGATACGACCAGCTTCGGCAAGCAGTTTTCTCTATTAATCCTGCCTTAAATGAAGATGAGTGGCGCTTTCTTCGCAGTGGTTGTCAGATTCAGGAATATGAACGAAAGAGTTACTTTATTAGCGATGGCGAAGTGCAGACTGCTCTTGGCTTTCTTAACTCCGGACTTATTCGAGGTTACTACATCAACAATAAAGGAGAGGAAATTACTATCCGATTTGTGGCCGAAAATGGCTACGCTACTCACTATTCGGCGTTTATAAATGCTCAGCCCAGCCGATACTACTTTCAGTGTTTGGAAAATTGCCAGATTGTTCTGCTTCCTCTACAAACCGTAAACCGCGGTTACGCTAAATTCAAGGGACTGGAACGCTTTGGCCGTTTAATCGCTGAGCGAATACTTGCTTTTCAACAAGCCCGCATTGAAGACTTTCAATTCCTAGACGCCGAACAACGCTACCGTAAGTTCACCCAAGAGTATCCGCAATTGTTTAATCGGGTTTCACTTTCTCATCTATCTACCTATTTGGGTATTCAGCGCCCTTCGTTGAGCCGCATCCGCAAGAAAATTGCTCAAGAGTGA
- a CDS encoding RagB/SusD family nutrient uptake outer membrane protein: MKIIISSWLVPLLICTVGCSDSFLDEADVFRELDTNTFYQTEADAVSAVNSVYAPLNDQGLFKRFYMYIAHFTGETALTNGTRTNEQVYVNFNFNPASGDLIPRAWSDCYKGINRANQVIERVPEIDAPNEDLLNRVVAEAKFLRAFYYFELVKLYGNVPIYNQIFNGDLSDEDQLFPSQSPASEVYQVIEDDLLDAIPDLPESYNNANVGRATSGAAKSLLGKAYLYQGEYQSARDILAEVINSGVYSLEPDFANIFPKSNENNDESIFEVQFQSGFGAAFDQPNRGGANEANWMSNWFSPARVAFRNSVPGRQTIEFFEQFPEEDAVRRTGTYAQPGDVWGDWNPIAEDPVAANQWRDRQLAFPDPDLPMLGIRKYAGGPNDPESFNQNAINYRVIRLADVLLMFAEAENEVSGPTVAAYDAVNQVRARAGVAPFPPGLDANAFFDRLRTERRLELTYEYSLFFDLVRWAREEKVSSSELPEIMTGFTVGKNEVLPIPEGELIDNPNLEQNPGY; the protein is encoded by the coding sequence ATGAAAATTATAATATCCAGTTGGCTAGTACCCCTGCTCATATGTACCGTGGGCTGTAGTGATTCGTTTCTTGATGAAGCCGACGTATTTAGGGAGCTAGATACCAACACCTTTTACCAAACCGAAGCCGATGCCGTGAGTGCCGTAAATTCGGTGTACGCGCCCTTGAATGATCAGGGACTTTTCAAGCGATTCTACATGTATATCGCGCATTTTACGGGCGAAACAGCTCTCACTAACGGCACTCGTACCAACGAACAGGTCTACGTAAACTTTAACTTTAACCCGGCTTCGGGCGACCTGATTCCTCGGGCGTGGTCAGACTGCTACAAGGGGATTAACCGAGCCAATCAGGTAATTGAGCGAGTGCCGGAGATTGATGCCCCCAACGAAGATTTACTGAATCGCGTAGTTGCTGAGGCCAAGTTCTTACGGGCGTTCTACTACTTTGAGCTGGTTAAACTTTACGGCAACGTTCCGATCTATAATCAAATCTTTAACGGAGACCTGTCCGATGAAGACCAATTATTTCCCTCGCAATCTCCTGCTTCGGAGGTATATCAAGTAATAGAAGACGATTTATTGGATGCCATTCCTGATTTACCCGAAAGTTACAATAACGCTAACGTAGGCCGGGCTACTTCCGGGGCCGCGAAATCTTTACTGGGAAAAGCGTACTTGTACCAAGGTGAATACCAATCAGCTCGAGATATTCTAGCCGAAGTAATCAATTCTGGGGTGTACAGTTTAGAACCGGACTTTGCGAATATTTTCCCCAAGTCTAACGAAAACAATGACGAGTCAATTTTTGAGGTTCAGTTTCAATCGGGTTTTGGAGCCGCTTTTGATCAGCCCAACCGAGGAGGTGCCAACGAAGCCAATTGGATGAGCAACTGGTTCAGTCCGGCTCGGGTAGCCTTCCGTAACTCAGTACCCGGTCGACAAACTATTGAGTTCTTTGAGCAGTTTCCCGAAGAAGATGCTGTGAGGCGCACTGGTACCTACGCTCAACCGGGTGACGTTTGGGGCGATTGGAACCCCATTGCGGAAGATCCGGTTGCGGCCAATCAGTGGCGGGATAGACAGTTGGCTTTTCCCGATCCTGATCTACCCATGTTAGGCATACGAAAATACGCCGGTGGCCCGAACGACCCGGAAAGTTTCAACCAAAACGCTATCAATTATCGGGTAATTCGGCTGGCCGATGTGTTGCTGATGTTTGCCGAAGCTGAGAACGAAGTGAGTGGCCCTACCGTAGCTGCCTACGATGCGGTAAATCAAGTAAGAGCACGTGCGGGCGTAGCCCCATTCCCACCCGGTCTGGACGCGAACGCCTTTTTTGATAGGCTACGAACTGAACGCCGATTAGAACTTACTTACGAGTATTCTTTATTCTTTGATTTGGTACGCTGGGCTCGCGAAGAAAAAGTAAGCAGCAGCGAGCTACCTGAAATTATGACCGGCTTTACCGTCGGCAAAAATGAAGTGCTACCTATTCCCGAAGGGGAGCTGATCGATAATCCGAATTTAGAACAGAATCCGGGATATTAG
- a CDS encoding alpha/beta fold hydrolase, protein MKLIVSLIIGLLIGNSVLSKPPIMKEKYIKTSIGEIAVQIKKVPGTTSIIFLHGVYYDHHLWNYQTARISDRTVVTVDMPLHGSSKHITKKEWTLNDCSTMLIEILDSLKIARVIAIGHSWGSMTILRAASQHPNRFQSIGLGNMPFEAANKQVKRQFRMRHLLLSLRGFYTQQVAKTLYGKHTLKQNPDLREHLDLSMSKLTNQEVKQTDKSVIVNADNAEPLLEQVEGFAFALKGKEDYVPTPKNLKTTVVKGGHISPLEAPEEVFEFVMKVVNALSVTVFIW, encoded by the coding sequence GTGAAATTAATCGTATCGCTTATCATCGGATTGCTGATTGGTAATTCGGTTTTATCAAAGCCACCAATTATGAAGGAAAAATATATTAAAACCTCGATTGGCGAAATAGCCGTTCAAATAAAAAAGGTGCCCGGTACCACGTCAATCATATTTTTGCACGGCGTTTACTACGATCATCACCTGTGGAATTATCAAACGGCTCGTATTTCGGATCGGACGGTTGTTACTGTAGATATGCCATTACACGGCAGCAGTAAGCATATTACGAAAAAAGAATGGACGCTAAATGATTGTAGCACCATGCTAATAGAAATACTGGATTCGCTAAAAATTGCGCGAGTAATTGCCATTGGGCACTCGTGGGGTAGCATGACCATTTTGCGGGCGGCCAGTCAACATCCCAATCGTTTTCAATCAATTGGACTAGGTAATATGCCGTTTGAAGCGGCCAATAAGCAGGTAAAACGACAGTTTAGAATGCGGCATCTTTTGCTTTCCTTGCGGGGTTTTTACACTCAGCAGGTAGCCAAAACACTGTACGGAAAACATACGTTAAAGCAAAACCCTGACTTGCGGGAGCACTTAGATTTATCGATGAGTAAATTAACCAATCAAGAAGTAAAGCAAACGGATAAAAGCGTTATTGTTAATGCCGATAATGCAGAACCGCTATTGGAGCAAGTAGAAGGTTTTGCCTTTGCTTTAAAAGGTAAAGAGGATTACGTGCCTACTCCCAAAAACTTGAAAACTACCGTAGTGAAGGGAGGGCACATCAGCCCACTGGAAGCTCCGGAAGAAGTATTTGAATTTGTAATGAAGGTAGTCAATGCATTGAGCGTTACCGTCTTCATTTGGTAG